A genomic stretch from Flavobacterium nitratireducens includes:
- a CDS encoding helix-turn-helix domain-containing protein: protein MLLVTLRLTISLFVELINGEAIRGMSFQWVSAIILMIILVKIIVTPEILYGYKILTDKVQENRSSNLIFDEIWQLQPMIKISNVQHRVLKEKIDANLQNYFEVIEKTALEDKIFKDSKLTLTDLASRINIPKSHLSYVFKYHCSISFTEFKNSVRIHYAIKLINEGYLKNNTLDSLSREIGFTSYNPFFTSFKEIIGLAPNEYLNNIQIA from the coding sequence ATGCTGCTCGTTACTTTGCGATTAACCATTTCTTTATTTGTAGAACTTATAAATGGTGAGGCAATAAGAGGAATGTCTTTTCAATGGGTGTCAGCAATCATATTGATGATAATTTTAGTCAAAATAATAGTAACTCCAGAAATTCTTTATGGTTATAAAATTCTAACTGATAAAGTACAGGAAAACAGAAGTTCAAATTTAATTTTTGATGAAATTTGGCAATTGCAACCTATGATTAAAATTAGCAATGTCCAACATCGAGTTTTAAAAGAAAAAATAGATGCTAATCTTCAAAATTACTTCGAAGTCATTGAAAAGACAGCCCTCGAAGATAAAATTTTTAAAGATTCAAAACTCACTCTAACCGATTTAGCGAGTCGAATAAATATTCCTAAAAGTCACTTATCGTATGTTTTTAAATACCACTGTAGCATATCATTTACTGAATTTAAAAATTCAGTACGAATCCATTATGCTATAAAACTTATTAATGAAGGATACCTTAAAAATAATACTTTAGATTCTTTATCAAGAGAAATTGGTTTCACTTCATACAATCCTTTTTTTACAAGTTTTAAAGAAATTATTGGTTTGGCTCCAAATGAATATCTTAATAACATTCAGATTGCTTAA
- a CDS encoding chlorite dismutase family protein produces MSNTIFEFIGGDSGEWKLRDMQLLKGEPLKMVEYLNKVPGSLEKSKHGIWSLKGIISNLRYTEKAEKEQLLAIQEDLGRPSATYAAFIPLKKSVDWWNLAQDERRKNHGRKF; encoded by the coding sequence ATGAGTAATACAATATTTGAATTTATTGGAGGAGATTCAGGAGAGTGGAAGCTAAGGGATATGCAGCTTTTGAAAGGAGAGCCACTGAAAATGGTAGAATATTTAAACAAAGTACCTGGTTCATTAGAAAAATCCAAACATGGAATTTGGTCTTTGAAAGGAATTATTAGTAATCTTAGATATACAGAAAAAGCAGAAAAAGAGCAACTGCTTGCTATTCAGGAAGATTTAGGAAGACCTTCTGCAACTTATGCCGCTTTTATACCTTTAAAAAAATCCGTTGATTGGTGGAATTTGGCCCAGGATGAAAGGAGAAAAAATCATGGAAGAAAGTTCTAA
- a CDS encoding T9SS type A sorting domain-containing protein codes for MKFILFFITLPFYGQVLHHQMLSSQGTSKKIANGYIISQTIGQQSTVGNSDKNVVAIQGFQQSNWSTIISSNETNQITTLTFPNPFAEVVNFQFSQAIKEEMSIYVFDIAGRLVYQQKKQVTNQLLSINLSNLPQSEYLVKLQNNTLTYYTKLVKL; via the coding sequence ATGAAGTTTATACTGTTTTTTATCACTCTTCCTTTTTATGGTCAGGTGTTGCATCATCAAATGTTGTCCTCACAAGGAACTTCCAAAAAAATAGCTAACGGTTATATTATTAGTCAGACAATAGGGCAACAAAGCACTGTAGGAAATTCTGATAAGAACGTTGTCGCTATTCAAGGTTTTCAGCAAAGCAATTGGAGTACTATTATTTCTTCAAATGAAACTAATCAAATTACAACTTTAACGTTTCCTAATCCTTTTGCTGAGGTTGTAAATTTTCAATTCTCGCAAGCTATAAAAGAGGAGATGTCCATTTATGTTTTTGATATCGCGGGTCGTTTGGTTTACCAACAAAAAAAGCAGGTAACAAATCAGCTTTTATCTATAAATCTATCTAATTTACCTCAATCGGAATACTTAGTTAAACTTCAAAATAACACGCTAACTTACTATACTAAACTTGTAAAACTATGA